From Methanomassiliicoccales archaeon LGM-RCC1, one genomic window encodes:
- a CDS encoding ABC-F family ATP-binding cassette domain-containing protein, producing MLIKAQSITKAFGPQKVLKDVSLQINRGDSIGLIGVNGAGKSTFLKIMLGEMKPDTGELTRNTQRIGYLEQFPESSHEYTVRDVLGRPYGHIENIKRRLKEIEDIMTAGGDIDWNALAEENANLESQLSKCDMDDEDNQKRALEKVGLSDEFMDRTMDSLSGGERAKVMLSRIVVQAEECDLLVMDEPTSHLDIDTVEWLEDYLLDSHCAVLVISHDRYFLDKIATRMLEIEHGKSREYKGNYSDFIMKKMLDLERMRKEYQRYMTEKKHQESIAKQMYIDNPFLTVHKTRQKMIDKMDEKEKPEKMEEITVRIQAAHKSGKNVLITKDLSVGYGDKTILEHVDIDIQKGDKIGIFGANGQGKSTLIKAILEEIPSIGEMWMAPGAKIGYYSQNHEGLDLKLSAEEQILTVIGKERRGEARKMLARFLLFGEDVERPMSTLSGGQRARVALCLLLLDATNLLILDEPTNYLDIPAKHAIEEALVEYDGTVITVTHDRYFLDTVCTKMMEVKDHTVRCYTGTYSEMKGRKNTKEIVMDADEYRVLSSFTNWVTGKKYAKGDRVLIAPADQKSFQWALDQGKLKKTGGRQRKKVNLPDLPKQNN from the coding sequence ATGCTGATTAAAGCCCAGTCGATCACAAAGGCATTCGGACCGCAGAAGGTTCTGAAAGATGTCAGTCTCCAGATCAACAGGGGTGACAGCATAGGCCTAATTGGTGTCAACGGCGCCGGAAAGAGCACCTTTTTGAAGATCATGCTGGGCGAGATGAAGCCGGATACCGGTGAGCTCACCCGCAACACGCAGAGGATAGGATATCTGGAGCAGTTCCCAGAATCCTCTCATGAGTACACTGTCAGGGATGTCCTGGGAAGGCCATATGGGCACATCGAGAATATCAAGCGCCGCCTAAAGGAGATCGAGGACATCATGACGGCAGGCGGGGACATCGACTGGAATGCTCTGGCCGAGGAGAATGCGAACCTCGAATCGCAGCTGTCCAAGTGCGACATGGATGACGAGGACAATCAGAAGAGAGCATTAGAGAAAGTTGGTCTTTCAGATGAGTTCATGGACAGGACTATGGACTCTCTCTCCGGAGGAGAGAGGGCCAAGGTCATGCTCTCTAGGATCGTCGTCCAGGCGGAGGAATGCGACCTCCTTGTCATGGACGAGCCCACATCCCATCTGGACATAGACACGGTCGAATGGCTGGAGGATTACCTTTTAGATTCACACTGCGCGGTTCTGGTCATCAGTCATGACAGGTACTTCCTCGACAAGATCGCAACCAGGATGCTGGAGATCGAGCACGGCAAGTCCCGTGAATACAAGGGCAACTATTCGGACTTCATTATGAAGAAGATGCTGGACCTCGAGAGGATGCGCAAGGAATACCAGCGCTACATGACCGAGAAGAAGCATCAGGAGAGCATCGCCAAACAGATGTACATCGACAATCCCTTCCTGACCGTCCACAAGACCAGGCAGAAGATGATCGACAAGATGGACGAGAAGGAGAAACCCGAGAAGATGGAGGAGATCACCGTCAGGATACAGGCCGCCCATAAGTCTGGTAAGAACGTCCTCATCACCAAGGATCTCTCGGTCGGATACGGAGACAAGACAATCCTGGAGCATGTGGACATCGACATCCAGAAGGGCGATAAGATCGGTATCTTCGGCGCCAACGGTCAGGGCAAGTCCACGTTGATCAAGGCAATCCTGGAGGAGATCCCCTCGATAGGAGAGATGTGGATGGCCCCCGGTGCGAAGATCGGATACTATTCTCAGAATCATGAGGGATTGGACCTCAAGCTCTCGGCTGAGGAGCAGATCCTCACGGTCATCGGAAAGGAGAGAAGGGGCGAGGCCAGGAAGATGCTGGCAAGGTTCCTGCTCTTCGGGGAGGATGTGGAGCGTCCGATGTCGACCCTGTCAGGAGGACAGAGGGCAAGGGTGGCGCTATGCCTGCTGCTCCTGGATGCTACGAATCTTCTGATCCTGGACGAGCCCACTAACTACCTGGACATCCCTGCTAAGCATGCTATCGAGGAAGCTCTGGTGGAATACGACGGAACCGTCATCACGGTCACCCACGACAGGTACTTCCTGGACACCGTCTGCACCAAGATGATGGAGGTAAAGGACCACACCGTCAGATGCTACACCGGAACCTATTCCGAGATGAAGGGCAGGAAGAACACCAAGGAGATCGTGATGGATGCGGATGAGTACCGTGTTCTATCCTCATTCACGAATTGGGTCACAGGCAAGAAGTATGCAAAGGGCGACCGTGTGCTCATAGCTCCTGCGGACCAGAAGAGCTTCCAGTGGGCATTGGACCAGGGTAAGCTGAAGAAGACCGGTGGAAGACAGAGGAAGAAGGTCAATCTGCCTGATCTTCCGAAGCAGAACAATTGA
- a CDS encoding DUF6290 family protein has product MVYSVRFNEQEQTIVEQYAKLHNMTISELLRKSVMEAIEDEIDITICRKALQEFKNNPKTYTHEEIGKELGFL; this is encoded by the coding sequence ATGGTCTATTCGGTCAGATTTAATGAGCAAGAGCAGACTATTGTTGAGCAGTATGCAAAGCTTCACAATATGACAATTTCAGAGCTGTTGAGGAAATCAGTCATGGAGGCTATTGAAGACGAGATAGACATAACCATCTGTCGCAAGGCTCTCCAGGAGTTCAAGAACAATCCAAAGACCTATACTCACGAGGAAATTGGGAAGGAGCTCGGATTTCTTTGA
- the cgi121 gene encoding KEOPS complex subunit Cgi121 — MRGDAPFDSIVSHFTSMGGDVVLMDPDMVVGKDHIISAAMHAERSFSEGTNRSKTILTEIILYSAWERQISKALSKMKPKDGRNEYVALLIDIEDPKLDAIGMIRDDSLMEPTKDKAHKLGLTDGPVPYEDQAVENVAMVELLKA; from the coding sequence ATGCGCGGGGATGCCCCATTCGATTCCATCGTATCCCATTTCACTTCCATGGGTGGCGATGTCGTGCTGATGGATCCGGACATGGTGGTTGGAAAGGACCACATCATCTCCGCTGCGATGCATGCGGAGAGATCGTTCTCAGAAGGAACGAACCGTTCCAAGACCATCCTCACCGAGATCATCCTGTATTCCGCTTGGGAGAGGCAGATCTCCAAGGCATTATCCAAGATGAAGCCCAAGGATGGCAGGAACGAATACGTCGCCCTGCTCATCGACATCGAGGACCCCAAACTGGATGCCATCGGCATGATTAGGGATGATTCTCTGATGGAACCCACCAAGGATAAGGCACATAAGCTCGGACTGACCGATGGGCCGGTGCCTTACGAGGACCAGGCCGTCGAGAATGTTGCCATGGTCGAGCTTCTCAAAGCCTGA
- the acnA gene encoding aconitate hydratase AcnA produces the protein MNPMIPVDLVIDHSVNTDYAGRDDAQELNEQLDFQRNKERYALFKWAQRSLKNFRAVPPGNGICHQVNLEYLSPLVHVKEKDGKTIAYPDSCFGTDSHTTQIDGLGVVGWGVGGIEAEAVMVGQPSYMKLPDVIGFKLTNKLGPGITATDLVLTVVQMLRKKGVVGKFVEFYGPGYKNLCLADRATIANMGPEYGATMGFCPVDEKTIEYLKLTGRDEAHIDTIEKYMKEQTMWYDGEPEYTDTLELDLSTVQPCLAGHKRPQDRILLSEMKEKFTESLKALGVEEQKKPFSDQLGDGSLVIASITSCTNTANPSVMIAAGLVAKKAAELGLKPKDYVKTSLAPGSRVVTEYLKNSGLLPYMEQLGFQVCGYGCMTCIGNSGPLSEKVSNTIIANDLAVAAIASSNRNFEGRIHPLVKANYLASPPLVVAFAIAGRVDIDMDKEPLATVNGKEVFLKDVWPTDAEIQEITDKYVTRETFVAKYKDIFKGSARWDAVECSDSPLFNWDEASTYIRNPPFFDDIFEEPEIKDIKRARVLAKLGDSITTDHISPAGAFSADSDAGRYLLAKGVKKEDFNSYGSRRANHEVMVRGTFANIRLKNQLVPGSEGSKSRYMPDGSVDTIFETSRKYEEDMTPLIVLAGKEYGTGSSRDWAAKGPFLLGIRAVIAESFERIHRSNLVGMGIVPLQFLPGQNCETLNLDGSETFDIDLSDLEPKGDIYVTAYKDGKKLEFKTICRVDVPAEVEYIANGGILQYVLRRMAEE, from the coding sequence ATCAACCCCATGATCCCTGTGGACCTCGTCATAGACCACTCGGTCAACACAGATTACGCCGGAAGGGACGACGCGCAGGAGCTGAACGAGCAGCTGGACTTCCAGAGGAACAAGGAGAGGTACGCGCTCTTCAAATGGGCCCAGAGGTCGCTGAAGAACTTCCGCGCCGTGCCCCCGGGGAACGGAATCTGCCACCAGGTCAACCTCGAGTACCTCTCGCCTCTGGTGCACGTCAAGGAGAAGGACGGAAAGACCATAGCATACCCTGATTCCTGCTTCGGAACAGACTCCCACACCACGCAGATCGACGGACTCGGAGTCGTCGGATGGGGTGTCGGAGGAATCGAGGCAGAAGCTGTCATGGTCGGCCAGCCCAGCTACATGAAGCTCCCCGATGTCATCGGATTCAAACTCACCAACAAGCTCGGACCCGGCATCACCGCCACCGACCTTGTCCTCACAGTCGTCCAGATGCTCAGGAAGAAGGGTGTCGTGGGCAAGTTCGTGGAGTTCTACGGACCAGGATACAAGAACCTCTGCCTCGCGGACAGGGCGACCATCGCCAACATGGGTCCGGAGTACGGAGCCACCATGGGATTCTGCCCCGTGGACGAGAAGACCATCGAATACCTCAAACTCACAGGCAGGGACGAAGCCCATATCGACACCATCGAGAAGTACATGAAGGAACAGACGATGTGGTACGACGGCGAGCCGGAGTACACCGACACGCTGGAGCTGGACCTTTCAACAGTGCAGCCCTGTCTCGCAGGACACAAGAGGCCACAAGACAGGATCCTCCTGTCAGAGATGAAGGAGAAGTTCACAGAATCGCTGAAGGCTCTGGGAGTCGAGGAACAGAAGAAGCCCTTCTCCGACCAGCTCGGAGACGGCTCGTTGGTCATCGCTTCGATCACATCCTGTACAAACACCGCCAATCCCTCCGTGATGATCGCGGCCGGACTGGTGGCCAAGAAGGCCGCAGAGCTCGGTCTGAAACCAAAGGACTACGTCAAGACCTCGCTAGCACCCGGATCTAGGGTCGTCACCGAGTACCTGAAGAACTCCGGGCTGCTGCCCTACATGGAGCAACTGGGCTTCCAGGTTTGCGGATACGGATGCATGACATGCATCGGTAACAGCGGACCTCTCTCGGAGAAGGTCAGCAACACCATCATCGCCAACGACCTCGCTGTTGCTGCGATCGCATCGAGCAACAGGAACTTCGAGGGAAGGATCCATCCCCTGGTCAAGGCCAACTACCTTGCGTCGCCCCCGCTGGTCGTGGCGTTCGCCATCGCAGGAAGGGTCGACATCGACATGGATAAGGAACCCCTCGCAACGGTGAATGGCAAGGAGGTGTTCCTGAAGGACGTCTGGCCCACCGATGCCGAGATCCAGGAGATTACCGACAAGTACGTGACCAGGGAGACCTTCGTCGCGAAGTACAAGGACATCTTCAAGGGCTCCGCCAGATGGGATGCCGTGGAATGCTCGGATTCACCCCTGTTCAACTGGGATGAGGCTTCCACCTACATCAGGAACCCGCCTTTCTTCGACGACATATTCGAGGAGCCGGAGATCAAGGACATCAAGAGAGCGAGGGTCCTCGCCAAGCTCGGCGATTCCATCACCACCGACCACATCTCACCGGCAGGAGCCTTCTCCGCCGATTCCGATGCTGGAAGGTACCTGCTCGCCAAGGGAGTCAAGAAGGAGGATTTCAACTCCTACGGATCGAGGAGGGCCAACCACGAGGTCATGGTCAGAGGAACTTTCGCCAACATAAGGTTGAAGAATCAGCTGGTCCCCGGAAGCGAGGGAAGCAAGTCCAGATACATGCCCGATGGCTCCGTCGACACTATATTCGAGACCTCCAGGAAGTACGAGGAGGACATGACCCCCCTGATCGTCCTGGCCGGAAAGGAATACGGAACCGGAAGCTCCAGGGATTGGGCGGCCAAGGGGCCGTTCCTCCTCGGAATCAGGGCAGTGATCGCGGAGTCCTTCGAGAGGATCCACAGGTCCAACTTGGTCGGAATGGGGATCGTCCCGCTGCAGTTCCTCCCCGGACAGAACTGCGAGACGCTGAACCTCGATGGTTCGGAGACGTTCGACATCGACCTTTCGGACCTTGAGCCCAAGGGCGACATCTACGTCACTGCCTACAAGGACGGTAAGAAGCTGGAGTTCAAGACCATCTGCAGGGTAGATGTCCCGGCAGAGGTCGAGTACATCGCCAACGGCGGAATCCTTCAGTACGTCCTGAGAAGGATGGCTGAGGAGTAA
- a CDS encoding Zn-ribbon domain-containing OB-fold protein yields MAGVAREWREIPGRYNLKGTKCGNCGKIFFPARSFCPVCRRASMGKMEDYDICRTGKVFTYSIVHEAPESNNLQKPYAVAMVQTDDGVMITAQLVDVEFDKISIGMPVRAVLRKLSTDGESGVIRYGYKFVPKE; encoded by the coding sequence ATGGCCGGAGTAGCAAGAGAGTGGAGGGAGATCCCCGGAAGGTACAACCTGAAGGGAACCAAGTGCGGAAACTGCGGAAAGATCTTCTTCCCCGCACGCAGCTTCTGTCCCGTCTGCCGCAGGGCCAGCATGGGAAAGATGGAGGACTACGATATCTGCAGGACCGGAAAGGTGTTCACCTATTCCATCGTCCACGAGGCACCGGAGTCCAACAACCTCCAGAAGCCTTACGCCGTAGCCATGGTGCAGACCGACGACGGCGTGATGATCACCGCTCAGCTGGTGGATGTGGAGTTCGACAAGATCTCCATCGGAATGCCTGTACGTGCAGTCCTGAGGAAGCTCAGCACAGACGGCGAGTCCGGAGTCATCCGCTACGGATACAAGTTCGTACCGAAAGAGTGA
- a CDS encoding hydroxymethylglutaryl-CoA synthase — protein sequence MDVGIVSYGAYVPRYRIKPEEIGRIWGVDGKGMGKGLMINQKSVPSPDEDVVTIATEAARSMMARVPEVDPKDIGAIYVGSESHPYAVKPTSTIVAEAIEATPNMTAADMEFACKAGTAGIQVCMGLVGSGMVKYGVAIGADTSQGAPGDALEYSASAGGAAFLIGSEKIIAKINKTLSFTTDTPDFWRREGQPYPKHGGRFTGEPAYFRHITSAAKMMLEAMGTKPEDYNYAVFHQPNGKFPTRVAAQLGFAPEQIQYGLLTPDIGNTYSGAVPLGLSNVLDHAKPGDRIFVTSYGSGAGSDAFDITVTDEIKNYKRDNAPLLEKILADPIYLDYGSYAKFKGKIIMPE from the coding sequence ATGGATGTAGGAATCGTGAGTTACGGGGCATATGTCCCGAGGTACAGGATCAAGCCCGAGGAGATCGGCAGGATCTGGGGAGTAGACGGAAAGGGAATGGGAAAGGGTCTGATGATCAATCAGAAGTCTGTACCTTCACCTGACGAGGATGTCGTCACAATAGCGACGGAGGCCGCAAGGAGCATGATGGCCAGGGTCCCTGAGGTGGATCCCAAGGACATCGGAGCGATCTATGTCGGATCGGAGTCCCACCCCTATGCGGTCAAGCCCACATCGACCATCGTAGCAGAGGCCATCGAGGCCACGCCTAACATGACAGCGGCGGACATGGAGTTCGCATGCAAGGCGGGAACCGCCGGAATCCAGGTCTGCATGGGACTGGTCGGATCCGGAATGGTGAAGTACGGAGTGGCCATTGGAGCGGACACCTCCCAGGGAGCGCCCGGGGATGCATTGGAATACTCCGCATCGGCAGGAGGAGCAGCCTTCCTGATCGGATCCGAGAAGATCATCGCCAAGATCAACAAGACACTGAGCTTCACAACCGACACACCCGACTTCTGGAGGAGAGAGGGACAGCCCTATCCTAAGCACGGTGGAAGGTTCACCGGTGAGCCCGCATACTTCAGGCACATCACATCAGCCGCGAAGATGATGCTGGAGGCCATGGGAACGAAGCCCGAGGACTACAACTACGCGGTCTTCCACCAGCCCAACGGAAAGTTCCCCACAAGGGTCGCCGCACAGCTGGGATTCGCCCCTGAGCAGATACAGTACGGACTGCTCACACCCGACATCGGTAACACCTACAGCGGTGCCGTACCCCTCGGACTGTCCAACGTCCTGGACCACGCCAAGCCCGGCGACAGGATTTTCGTCACATCGTACGGATCCGGAGCGGGAAGCGATGCATTCGACATCACCGTTACCGATGAGATTAAGAATTACAAGAGGGACAACGCACCTCTTCTGGAGAAGATATTGGCAGACCCGATCTACCTGGACTACGGCTCCTATGCCAAGTTCAAGGGCAAGATCATCATGCCGGAGTGA
- a CDS encoding thiolase domain-containing protein — MREVAIIGVGVTKFGELWNKSFRSLGIEAGIKAIEDAGLSGSEIDGLFIGNMSAGRFINQQHIDAMVADYTGMATNHVPATRVEAGGASGGVAFREAVMAVASGMHDIVMVGGAEKMTDLDDASINSVMDATADSEWEAEMGATFASLHAMIAQRMIFEGTATREEIASVAVNSHYHGAFNPNAQFRKAVPIETVLKSGPVATPLGMFDTAPISDGAASVVLCPLEDAKKYTDNYVKVGAVTQASDTLALFQRPDITSYGATVAAANKAYETLGITAKDISVAEVHDVYSVGGIMALQDLGFYEKGKAGAAMLEGQCHFDSGKVAINTSGGLKARGHPIGATGVAQIVEIAHQLRGTAEGRQVKDAKYGLAQNVGGMGSAVTVSILEAI, encoded by the coding sequence ATGAGGGAAGTAGCAATCATTGGAGTAGGAGTCACCAAGTTCGGTGAGCTTTGGAACAAATCTTTCAGGTCCCTCGGTATCGAGGCCGGTATCAAGGCCATCGAGGACGCAGGACTGTCGGGAAGCGAGATCGACGGACTGTTCATCGGAAACATGTCCGCAGGACGCTTCATCAACCAGCAGCACATCGATGCCATGGTCGCGGATTACACCGGAATGGCCACCAACCACGTCCCTGCGACGAGGGTGGAGGCCGGAGGAGCATCCGGAGGAGTGGCATTCAGGGAGGCCGTCATGGCAGTCGCATCAGGAATGCACGACATCGTCATGGTCGGCGGAGCCGAGAAGATGACCGATCTGGACGATGCATCGATCAACTCCGTCATGGACGCCACCGCAGATTCGGAGTGGGAGGCGGAGATGGGAGCGACATTCGCTTCATTGCATGCCATGATCGCACAGAGGATGATCTTCGAGGGCACAGCGACACGCGAGGAGATCGCATCTGTCGCAGTCAACAGCCACTACCACGGAGCGTTCAACCCCAACGCGCAGTTCAGGAAGGCAGTCCCCATCGAGACCGTTCTCAAGTCCGGTCCCGTTGCGACGCCTCTCGGCATGTTCGACACCGCACCCATATCCGACGGAGCGGCATCTGTCGTCCTCTGTCCTCTCGAGGATGCGAAGAAGTACACCGACAACTACGTCAAGGTCGGAGCGGTCACACAGGCCAGCGACACTCTCGCTCTCTTCCAGAGGCCCGACATCACATCATACGGCGCTACCGTGGCAGCCGCCAACAAGGCATACGAGACCCTCGGAATCACCGCAAAGGACATCAGCGTCGCTGAGGTCCATGACGTGTACTCCGTCGGAGGAATCATGGCCCTGCAGGACCTCGGATTCTACGAGAAGGGAAAGGCCGGAGCGGCAATGCTCGAAGGCCAGTGTCACTTCGATTCTGGAAAGGTAGCGATCAACACCTCCGGAGGACTGAAGGCCCGCGGACATCCCATCGGAGCGACCGGTGTGGCGCAGATCGTCGAGATCGCCCACCAGCTCAGGGGAACCGCCGAGGGAAGACAGGTCAAGGACGCGAAGTACGGATTAGCACAGAACGTGGGCGGAATGGGTTCCGCTGTCACCGTGAGCATACTGGAGGCGATCTGA
- a CDS encoding helix-turn-helix domain-containing protein gives MVEEFKQKIAGEITLSPDPGKTIRKWREEFGLSQHQLADSMGISHSVVSDYESGRRKSPGVAVIKKMVESFIKLDEERGSPIISKYIPDYKLDCILATDEFPVGVDMKTFIAAIGGRDLNTEQVPSKVVYGYTIVDSVKAILSLGSEDYMKMYGWNIERALIFTNVHYGRSPMIAIRAHPLTPAVVVYQKPDAVDPLAVKLARLERIPLVTTEYEVDALVEKLTALKEVEN, from the coding sequence ATGGTAGAGGAATTCAAACAGAAGATAGCGGGAGAGATCACGCTGTCGCCTGATCCGGGAAAGACCATAAGGAAATGGAGAGAGGAGTTTGGGCTGTCGCAGCATCAGCTGGCCGACAGCATGGGCATCTCGCACTCCGTCGTCAGCGACTACGAGTCCGGGAGGAGGAAGTCCCCCGGTGTAGCGGTCATCAAGAAGATGGTGGAGTCCTTCATCAAGCTGGACGAGGAGAGGGGCTCACCCATAATCTCCAAGTACATCCCGGACTACAAGCTGGATTGCATACTTGCAACGGACGAGTTCCCTGTCGGGGTCGATATGAAGACATTCATAGCGGCCATCGGCGGAAGGGACCTCAACACCGAGCAGGTGCCCTCCAAGGTGGTGTACGGATACACCATCGTGGACTCGGTAAAGGCGATCCTCAGTCTGGGTTCCGAGGATTACATGAAGATGTACGGATGGAACATCGAGAGGGCATTGATCTTCACGAACGTCCACTACGGCCGTTCCCCGATGATCGCCATCCGCGCCCACCCCCTTACGCCGGCGGTGGTCGTTTATCAGAAACCTGATGCCGTTGACCCCCTAGCGGTCAAACTGGCGCGTTTGGAGCGCATCCCCCTGGTCACCACGGAGTACGAGGTGGATGCGTTAGTAGAGAAGTTGACAGCACTGAAAGAGGTTGAGAACTGA
- a CDS encoding type II toxin-antitoxin system RelE/ParE family toxin — translation MKYSVIYTDKARKNLRKMDRSSAAMIYSWITKNLEGSSDPYRMGKSLKGDLKRVWRYRVGDFRIFTVIEGDVLTIF, via the coding sequence TTGAAGTACAGTGTGATATACACAGATAAAGCAAGGAAGAATCTGAGGAAGATGGATCGTTCTTCAGCAGCAATGATCTACTCTTGGATAACAAAGAATCTGGAAGGTTCATCAGACCCTTATAGGATGGGCAAGTCCTTGAAGGGAGATCTGAAAAGAGTTTGGAGATACCGCGTAGGTGATTTTAGAATATTCACGGTCATCGAAGGCGATGTTCTTACAATCTTCTGA
- a CDS encoding Ig-like domain-containing protein translates to MNNTTGSHYPTNDKVTWTASASGKVSGLPSGEVSAAKVTLTGVAEGTVTITVTTKEGSKTAQCTINVKPVLIQKVEIKDGPYELEVDEIKDLSAKLKFTPTNATNKNVTWASSDSTKVEINANGIITAKAPGTVTITVTTVEGSHTATTTVTVTKDYTIEADVTESGGKGNVGNVTELLNKIEATKAKGLNPIVDIDASHSDYVSMTSDVITKLKGIRGAELHIELKLGGMALDNGAMSKLPKGNMIGFSVNTTTLADTYAKFAPYYAYDVSIYSGELKVPTNFGGDHVTVAIKYTLKDGESKEKLAVAYVPDKGTPVLVSEFDYNSEYDCVVFETNHCSSFMVLFHDNDIKPEGDGFIVFIVFMIIVIVLIVLITLYIRSANGFKGMFAVNGNNRRQQPPQPPAGYYPPAVVYNNYYNYRR, encoded by the coding sequence TTGAATAATACGACGGGAAGCCACTATCCAACCAACGATAAGGTCACCTGGACCGCCAGCGCATCTGGAAAGGTCAGCGGCCTCCCCAGCGGAGAGGTGTCTGCCGCCAAGGTAACGCTCACAGGGGTCGCTGAGGGCACCGTTACGATCACAGTAACGACCAAAGAAGGCTCCAAGACGGCACAGTGTACGATCAACGTGAAACCCGTTCTCATCCAAAAGGTCGAGATCAAGGATGGTCCCTATGAATTGGAAGTGGACGAGATCAAGGACTTGAGTGCCAAACTGAAGTTCACTCCCACCAATGCTACCAACAAGAATGTAACGTGGGCCTCCAGCGATTCCACGAAGGTAGAGATCAACGCAAACGGCATCATCACCGCTAAAGCTCCTGGAACGGTCACCATAACCGTTACCACCGTGGAAGGCAGTCACACCGCCACGACAACAGTGACAGTCACCAAGGACTACACCATAGAAGCTGACGTCACCGAATCCGGAGGAAAAGGTAACGTCGGCAATGTGACCGAACTGCTGAACAAGATCGAAGCGACCAAAGCAAAAGGTCTGAACCCTATTGTTGATATCGATGCTTCCCACTCCGACTACGTCAGCATGACCTCGGACGTTATCACAAAACTCAAGGGCATCAGGGGCGCAGAGCTCCACATCGAGCTTAAACTCGGAGGCATGGCCTTAGACAATGGCGCCATGAGCAAATTGCCCAAAGGAAACATGATCGGATTCTCGGTCAACACGACAACCCTGGCGGATACTTACGCCAAGTTCGCGCCATACTATGCGTACGACGTCTCGATATACTCTGGGGAACTCAAGGTACCGACCAACTTCGGTGGCGATCATGTCACCGTCGCCATCAAATACACGCTCAAAGACGGGGAGAGCAAAGAGAAACTCGCTGTCGCGTACGTTCCCGACAAAGGAACCCCGGTGCTTGTAAGCGAATTCGACTACAATTCGGAATATGATTGCGTCGTGTTCGAGACCAACCATTGCTCGTCCTTCATGGTGCTCTTCCATGACAATGACATTAAACCTGAAGGTGATGGCTTCATCGTCTTCATCGTGTTCATGATAATAGTCATCGTACTGATCGTCCTGATCACGCTGTACATCAGGTCTGCCAACGGGTTCAAGGGAATGTTCGCTGTTAACGGCAACAACAGGAGACAGCAGCCTCCCCAGCCGCCGGCGGGATACTATCCTCCGGCCGTAGTGTACAATAACTACTACAACTAC